In Chrysiogenes arsenatis DSM 11915, the following proteins share a genomic window:
- a CDS encoding sugar phosphate nucleotidyltransferase, which produces MAPLLALARGAGRCQRVHEGGDMQAILLAGGFGTRIQPLTNSLPKPMIPVAGKPMMEHIVNKLRSSGIHEIIMLLYYMPEVIQGHFGNGDDFGVSIKYVVPDDDYGTAGAVKFCEEHISETFMVISGDLVTDFDLSIITNAHERSGDLVTITLTSVPNPLQFGVVVTDENHKIIRFLEKPGWGEVFSDTINTGIYIFEPEIFSYIPEKANFDFSKDLFPLLLKQHIPIHGFNARGYWRDVGNPDSYREALQEFAAGDYALDLGFEPLQTPSARIWAATDANYEQGFFEGNVVIGSGSAIGNYAKLTNCIIGNHCTIGAGAELENCILWDYCVVGEESMLKDVAMCNRITIGNQVQIMHGAIIAENVTIGDRVEVEKDITIWPDKHIEEGAIVSSNIIWGDKFKASLFEGGMIKGFTNIQISVDFAAKLGAAYASFLPKNSTIIMSRDYHKASRMIKRAFLGGILSAGVNVTDIRLSPIPITRYKLENNQDLIGGAHFRQSNDNIEETVIVFYDAKGNIIDTSAEKAIERLYFREKFRKAGHDEVGDIMEQPQQFGSYIDSFISKVKCKVIAGAKFKIVLDLSFGSTIRVFPEILQRLGCETIVLNAYENASGLSRSATQMEEAIRDVQAIVRSTSADMGFILFPNGEKFFMIDNQGEVKSEDKLMMFIVKLLFLSVKGNGGKKQVYLPVSAPTVLDNEVSSYVQIVRGKFVGLQSSNLTGIDLIAYHYGLFAFREFSSAFDAMFTVAKILEMLALVGQNVSEVYAHIPPYAFAHEQINCPVEMKGMVMRRMSEAAISMEANFTDGIKIFLQGGGTIHMIPDQHNPAVHLYCEHATDEGCRAILNDYKQKISGWLSEAS; this is translated from the coding sequence ATGGCGCCATTATTGGCGTTAGCGCGGGGAGCAGGCCGTTGCCAGCGCGTCCATGAAGGAGGAGATATGCAGGCAATATTACTCGCGGGGGGGTTTGGAACACGCATCCAACCGTTAACCAACTCACTGCCCAAACCGATGATCCCCGTTGCTGGCAAGCCGATGATGGAGCATATCGTGAACAAACTGCGTAGCAGTGGCATTCATGAAATCATTATGTTGCTCTACTATATGCCGGAAGTCATCCAAGGGCACTTTGGTAATGGTGATGATTTCGGGGTTTCTATTAAATATGTTGTTCCCGATGACGATTATGGTACGGCCGGAGCCGTAAAGTTTTGCGAGGAGCACATCAGCGAAACGTTCATGGTTATCAGTGGCGATCTGGTCACCGATTTTGACCTCAGTATCATTACGAACGCTCACGAGCGCAGCGGCGATCTCGTTACCATCACCCTCACCTCGGTTCCAAATCCGCTTCAATTCGGCGTCGTTGTCACTGACGAAAACCATAAAATCATCCGCTTCCTCGAAAAGCCAGGTTGGGGCGAAGTTTTCAGCGACACGATCAATACTGGTATCTACATTTTCGAGCCAGAAATTTTCTCGTACATTCCGGAAAAGGCCAATTTCGATTTCAGCAAGGATCTTTTTCCGCTGCTTCTGAAACAGCATATTCCAATTCACGGCTTCAACGCGCGGGGCTATTGGCGCGATGTCGGCAACCCCGACTCGTACCGCGAAGCGCTACAGGAATTTGCCGCAGGCGATTACGCCCTCGACCTCGGTTTCGAGCCACTCCAAACCCCTTCGGCGCGGATTTGGGCGGCCACAGATGCCAACTACGAACAGGGATTTTTTGAAGGCAATGTCGTTATCGGCTCTGGGTCAGCCATTGGGAATTATGCCAAGCTGACCAACTGTATTATCGGCAATCACTGCACCATCGGCGCGGGGGCAGAACTCGAAAACTGCATTCTGTGGGACTACTGCGTGGTTGGCGAAGAGAGTATGCTGAAAGATGTGGCGATGTGCAATCGCATTACCATCGGCAACCAAGTGCAAATCATGCACGGAGCTATCATTGCAGAAAATGTCACTATCGGCGACCGCGTGGAAGTGGAAAAGGACATTACCATCTGGCCAGATAAACACATTGAGGAGGGCGCAATCGTGTCAAGCAACATCATCTGGGGCGATAAATTCAAGGCAAGTCTGTTTGAAGGAGGAATGATTAAAGGATTCACCAACATTCAGATTTCGGTCGACTTTGCGGCCAAACTCGGGGCGGCGTACGCGTCGTTCCTGCCAAAAAACTCCACCATTATCATGAGCCGTGACTACCATAAAGCGTCGCGCATGATCAAGCGCGCCTTCCTAGGCGGCATTTTGTCCGCAGGTGTCAACGTCACCGATATTCGCCTCAGCCCGATCCCGATTACGCGCTATAAGCTCGAAAACAATCAAGACCTTATCGGTGGCGCCCATTTTCGGCAATCAAACGATAATATTGAAGAGACTGTCATTGTTTTCTACGATGCCAAAGGGAACATTATCGATACCTCGGCGGAAAAAGCGATAGAGCGACTCTATTTCCGCGAAAAATTCCGCAAAGCGGGGCATGATGAAGTGGGCGACATCATGGAACAGCCACAACAATTTGGCAGCTATATAGATTCCTTCATCTCCAAAGTGAAGTGCAAGGTCATTGCGGGAGCAAAGTTCAAAATTGTTCTCGACCTGAGCTTTGGCTCGACGATCCGCGTCTTTCCCGAAATCCTCCAACGCCTTGGGTGTGAAACCATCGTATTGAATGCCTATGAGAATGCCAGCGGCCTTTCGCGCTCCGCAACACAGATGGAAGAGGCGATTCGCGATGTGCAGGCTATCGTTCGTTCAACGTCAGCCGATATGGGATTCATCCTCTTCCCAAATGGCGAAAAGTTCTTCATGATCGATAATCAAGGCGAGGTCAAATCCGAAGATAAATTGATGATGTTTATCGTCAAGCTCCTGTTTTTGTCGGTCAAAGGGAATGGCGGAAAAAAACAGGTGTACCTCCCCGTGTCCGCTCCCACTGTGCTCGATAATGAAGTATCAAGCTACGTGCAAATCGTGCGCGGCAAGTTTGTCGGCTTGCAAAGCTCAAATCTGACTGGGATAGACCTTATCGCGTACCATTACGGCCTTTTTGCCTTCCGCGAATTTTCCAGCGCTTTCGATGCGATGTTTACCGTGGCAAAAATTCTGGAAATGTTAGCGCTTGTTGGCCAGAACGTTTCCGAAGTGTACGCACACATCCCACCGTATGCCTTTGCGCATGAACAAATCAATTGCCCAGTCGAAATGAAGGGAATGGTGATGCGCCGCATGAGCGAGGCTGCTATCTCTATGGAAGCCAACTTTACCGACGGAATTAAAATCTTCTTGCAGGGGGGGGGGACCATCCACATGATTCCCGACCAACACAACCCCGCCGTTCACCTCTACTGTGAACATGCCACAGACGAAGGGTGCCGCGCCATCCTGAACGACTATAAGCAGAAAATTAGCGGTTGGCTGAGCGAAGCGTCATGA